From a single Stigmatopora nigra isolate UIUO_SnigA chromosome 21, RoL_Snig_1.1, whole genome shotgun sequence genomic region:
- the LOC144214649 gene encoding protein LYRIC-like, with protein sequence MAGDWRQWRGFALEEAELLGGRLKHLMSSGQAFVQSRLGWDLGLEPELYPTWLVLTTAALGALLLLATFWAAFCGGGNDRRRKRSVPQPQPQTTTPPPPGSIRSGQLAVKTPLIKRAKPEETKRKNVKKVGDKKPQPNGESASAVVVQQEVKVPKVLPRPPPVKTRKAAKPKEPLPVQVKKEKKSKANVKAAVAAVITLDVKESDEGTWETKVSNREKKQQRRKDKGPETLAVPEDANAAKGHVKKKSTEAHESQPSKSVVKAPPPARLGEGVDGRRDFSDKTPTSAETVKWGSRQRGRGEPGIQESQGGSQTWLANGKSDPDAVSYSALRANPADGVDLGSDWSAPAEHWGNYEGPTLTSQLMEKPPVAKVVSVKKDDQNLEGGAAISKKKRKKKKKNEEEAVSEAVNPAPKLEVVPTVATQKSSTSSSRQRPEQNATGGTAKKEKKKVKKET encoded by the exons ATGGCCGGAGATTGGCGACAATGGCGAGGCTTTGCCTTGGAGGAAGCCGAGCTCCTCGGTGGCCGCCTTAAACATCTAATGTCCTCGGGCCAAGCGTTCGTCCAAAGCCGCCTGGGCTGGGACCTCGGTCTGGAACCAGAGCTTTACCCTACCTGGCTTGTGCTGACGACGGCCGCTTTGGGTGCGCTGCTCCTGCTCGCCACCTTCTGGGCCGCCTTTTGCGGCGGAGGGAATGACCGGAGGAGGAAGCGGAGCGTCCCGCAGCCGCAGCCCCAGACGACGACGCCACCACCGCCGGGCAGCATCCGTAGCGGCCAGCTGGCTGTCAAAACACCGCTAATCAAGAGAGCAAAGCCGGAGGAAACGAAGAGAAAAAACGTCAAGAAAGTGGGAGACAAG AAACCTCAGCCTAACGGAGAATCTGCTTCCGCCGTGGTCGTGCAACAGGAAGTCAAAGTCCCCAAGGTGCTCCCTAGGCCGCCACCCGTCAAAACCCGGAAG GCGGCCAAACCTAAAGAACCGTTGCCGGTACAggtaaagaaagaaaagaaaagcaaagcGAATGTCaaagcggcggtggcggcggtcaTCACGCTTGATGTGAAAGAATCTGACGAAG GGACGTGGGAGACTAAAGTCAGTAACCGGGAGAAGAAACAGCAGCGACGGAAGGACAAGGGTCCCGAGACCCTCGCTGTGCCAGAAGATGCAAATGCTGCCAAGGGCCATGTGAAGAAGAAAAGCACAGAAGCTCATG AGTCCCAACCCTCAAAATCAGTCGTCAAAGCGCCGCCCCCCGCCCGGCTTGGCGAGGGCGTCGACGGCCGGCGCGACTTTTCTGACAAAACCCCGACTTCCGCCGAGACTGTCAAGTGGGGTTCCCGCCAACGTGGCCGAGGAGAACCCGGCATCCAGGAATCGCAAGGGGGTTCCCAGACCTGGCTAGCTAACGGCAAATCCGACCCGGATGCGGTTTCATACTCGGCGCTGCGAGCCAACCCGGCAG ATGGCGTTGACCTGGGCTCCGATTGGAGCGCCCCCGCCGAACACTGGGGCAACTACGAGGGTCCCACATTGACGAGTCAACTGATGGAGAAGCCCCCTGTGGCTAAG GTGGTGTCTGTCAAGAAAGATGACCAGAATCTAGAAGGGGGCGCTGCAATTtccaagaagaagaggaaaaagaaaaagaagaatgaaGAGGAAGCCGTGTCTGAG GCTGTAAACCCAGCACCCAAATTGGAAGTGGTTCCCACCGTCGCCACTCAAAAATCCAGCACATCATCGTCTCGGC aACGACCCGAGCAGAATGCGACAGGAGGGACggcaaaaaaagagaagaaaaaagtcaaaaaggaAACTTAA
- the rrm2b gene encoding ribonucleoside-diphosphate reductase subunit M2 B, with translation MTPTRRCEDMDRVSDDLRGETNDLKDKSPDLQEEEPLLKENPRRFVIFPIQYPEVWKMYKQAQASFWTVEEVDLSKDLPHWDHLKPEERHFISHVLAFFAASDGIVNENLVQRFCQEVQVPEVRAFYSFQILIETVHSEMYSMLINTYIRDLKERDFLFNAIQTLPCVRRKADWARQWINDAQASFAERMVAFAAVEGIFFSGSFAAIYWLKKRGLMPGLTYSNELISRDEGLHCNFACLLYSFLVKKPSEDRVKDIITKAVTIEQEFLSEALPVELIGINSTLMKQYIQFVADRLLVDLGLAKVYSSGNPFDFMETISLEGKTNFFEKRVGEYQRFGVMSNMMDCQFTLDADF, from the exons ATGACACCGACGAGAAGGTGTGAAGACATGGACCGAGTTAGTGACGACCTTCGTGGTGAAACG AATGACTTAAAAGACAAATCCCCGGACCTCCAGGAGGAAGAACCTCTACTAAAGGAGAACCCCCGACGCTTTGTCATCTTCCCCATCCAGTACCCCGAAGTTTGGAAGATGTACAAGCAAGCTCAGGCATCCTTCTGGACGGTGGAAGAG GTGGATCTGTCCAAAGACCTGCCCCACTGGGACCACCTCAAACCGGAGGAGAGGCACTTTATCTCGCACGTTTTGGCCTTCTTTGCGGCCAGCGATGGTATTGTCAACGAGaacctg GTGCAGAGGTTCTGCCAGGAAGTTCAAGTCCCCGAGGTGCGCGCCTTCTACAGCTTCCAGATCCTGATCGAGACGGTTCACTCTGAGATGTACAGCATGCTCATCAATACTTACATACGGGACCTCAAGGAAAG GGACTTTCTCTTCAACGCCATTCAAACGCTGCCGTGCGTGAGACGCAAGGCCGACTGGGCGCGCCAGTGGATAAATGACGCACAAGCTTCGTTTG ccgaGCGAATGGTGGCCTTTGCCGCCGTGGAGGGCATTTTCTTCTCCGGCTCATTCGCCGCAATCTACTGGTTGAAGAAACGAGGCCTAATGCCCGGCCTCACCTACTCTAATGAGCTCATCAGCCGCGACGAG ggaCTGCACTGCAACTTTGCCTGTCTGCTGTACAGCTTCCTAGTAAAGAAGCCATCCGAGGACAGGGTGAAGGACATCATCACCAAAGCCGTCACCATTGAGCAG GAGTTTCTGTCTGAGGCCTTGCCAGTGGAGTTGATAGGAATCAACTCTACGTTGATGAAGCAGTACATCCAGTTTGTGGCCGACCGCCTCCTAGTGGACCTGGGTCTAGCCAAG GTTTACTCGTCTGGGAACCCGTTTGACTTCATGGAGACTATTTCGCTGGAGGGGAAGACCAATTTCTTTGAGAAACGAGTGGGCGAGTACCAGAGATTCGGAGTCATGTCCAACATGATGGACTGCCAGTTCACTCTGGATGCAGACTTTTGA
- the LOC144214654 gene encoding nuclear transport factor 2-like: protein MQGCDNDLCQKIGEGFVQVYYNQFDNTNRMELVNLYAEGATLTWEGMVFHGRQAIAGKLTGMPFQQIKHIITDQDVQPTVDNSILIMVFGQLKTDNDPPMAFHQVFMLKAQNCNWVCTNDVFRLGIHNIPVES from the exons ATGCAGGGCTGCGACAATGACTTGTGTCAAAAAATTGGTGAAGGTTTTGTGCAAGTGTACTACAACCAGTTTGACAACACCAACAGGATGGAACTGGTTAATCTTTAT GCAGAAGGTGCTACTCTGACATGGGAAGGAATGGTTTTTCATGGGAGACAAGCCATTGCTGGCAAACTGACT GGCATGCCGTTCCAGCAAATTAAGCATATAATTACAGACCAAGATGTTCAGCCCACTGTAGACAACAGCATCCTTATCATGGTGTTTGGACAGTTAAAG ACTGACAATGATCCACCGATGGCCTTTCACCAAGTGTTCATGTTGAAAGCACAGAACTGCAACTGGGTGTGCACCAATGATGTCTTCCGTCTGGGTATACACAACATACCCGTGGAATCCTAG
- the bloc1s4 gene encoding biogenesis of lysosome-related organelles complex 1 subunit 4 — protein MDHRRVERVGLLSPLEESSAEISRDSGIVSQSASSLSMVSDILSSGTVSQSPSFGAAPNVVASPSPSLHEAAASASQHGPERHDDDLVQTSIAYSSYVRATAGEEITCLEKSLEEMLTRVDEFVGMLDMIRSETSQIVSENLPQIQQKSAEMRQLYRRIDKLEGFVKMVGANVSAMEEQLVHAEGEVSTLPGAFKKIFRTMSVPGFLNKPNSPRKTAQHPHHQEIPRVFCTDDYIVTTQPAENS, from the exons ATGGACCACCGTCGCGTAGAGCGGGTGGGCCTCTTGTCCCCCCTGGAGGAGTCGAGTGCCGAGATTAGCCGGGACAGCGGCATCGTGTCGCAAAGCGCTAGCAGCCTGTCGATGGTTAGCGACATCCTCAGCAGTGGCACCGTGTCGCAGAGCCCCAGCTTCGGCGCGGCGCCTAACGTCGTCGCGTCGCCCAGTCCAAGCCTTCACGAGGCGGCCGCATCGGCGTCCCAACACGGCCCCGAAAGACACGACGACGACCTCGTCCAAACCTCCATTGCGTACTCTTCCTACGTGAGAGCCACAGCAGGAGAAGAG ATTACCTGCCTGGAGAAAAGCCTGGAGGAAATGTTGACCAGAGTTGACGAGTTTGTCGGCATGCTGGATATG ATTCGTAGCGAAACGTCGCAGATCGTCAGCGAAAACCTGCCTCAAATTCAACAAAAGTCTGCAGAAATGAGACAACTGTACAGACGCATCGACAAATTAGAG GGCTTTGTCAAAATGGTGGGAGCTAACGTTAGCGCCATGGAGGAGCAGTTGGTCCATGCTGAGGGAGAAGTGTCCACGCTACCGGGTGCTTTCAAGAAGATTTTCCGCACAATGAGTGTTCCGGGCTTCTTAAAT AAACCCAACAGTCCACGAAAAACAGCACAACATCCGCACCATCAAGAAATCCCCCGAGTGTTCTGCACAGACGATTACATCGTTACGACGCAACCGGCGGAAAATTCATAA